One part of the Ruegeria sp. SCSIO 43209 genome encodes these proteins:
- a CDS encoding LysR substrate-binding domain-containing protein, protein MMNLPHLIFLRSFEAAARYLSFTSAADELNCTQSAVSNHVRSLEEFLQRPLFVRHARSLSLTDVGEAYLPSVRHALHEIDVATQSVIQRSHTRKVVVSCPVSLAENWLPDVIRGFSDQHPDIDLTVHGTVWIDVEPNVSDISITVNHIDDVTVGARQLWAEKLAVVCAPEFTVNGAQLTDPAQLQEAPLIHILGRPAYWERVARHFDLADLNQKEGLRTNASNLAMEMAAKSLGCVALPRSLAGSYVDRGLLIEPFEFDLDSPWAYFVRLKEKPVSPSVRLFQDWLLNAAASMNR, encoded by the coding sequence ATGATGAACCTGCCCCACCTGATCTTCCTGCGCTCCTTCGAGGCCGCCGCCCGGTACCTCAGCTTTACCAGCGCGGCAGATGAGCTGAACTGCACCCAATCCGCCGTCAGCAACCATGTGCGTTCGCTCGAAGAGTTTTTGCAGCGGCCTCTGTTCGTGCGCCATGCCCGGTCATTGTCGCTGACCGACGTGGGCGAGGCGTATCTGCCTTCAGTGCGGCATGCTCTGCATGAGATTGACGTGGCCACACAATCGGTCATCCAGCGGTCACACACCCGCAAAGTCGTCGTGTCTTGCCCGGTCAGCCTGGCCGAGAATTGGCTACCGGACGTAATCCGGGGCTTTAGCGACCAGCACCCGGATATCGACCTGACGGTACACGGCACCGTCTGGATTGATGTCGAGCCGAACGTCTCGGACATTTCGATAACGGTCAATCATATTGACGATGTGACGGTGGGCGCACGGCAGCTGTGGGCCGAAAAGCTTGCGGTCGTGTGTGCACCCGAATTCACAGTCAATGGCGCGCAGCTAACCGATCCGGCACAACTGCAAGAGGCACCTCTGATCCATATTCTGGGTCGTCCAGCTTATTGGGAACGGGTCGCACGTCATTTTGATCTGGCAGACCTGAACCAGAAGGAAGGGCTGCGGACCAACGCTTCAAATCTGGCAATGGAGATGGCGGCGAAGTCGTTGGGCTGCGTCGCCCTACCCCGCTCTCTGGCCGGGTCTTATGTGGACCGGGGGCTGCTGATCGAACCGTTCGAATTCGATTTGGACAGCCCCTGGGCCTATTTCGTGCGTCTCAAGGAAAAACCCGTTTCACCGTCGGTCAGGCTGTTTCAGGACTGGCTACTAAACGCCGCCGCCAGCATGAACCGCTGA